The sequence gcattcaagaaactgatttcgatgtaacatatttgtattgtaaaccattatgtaatggtcgtgtgtaaacaggatattttagattatcattatttgataatctacgtaaagctttttaaacctttatttatgaaataaaggttatggtttgttttaaaaatgaatgcagtctttgaaaaacgtctcatatagaggtcaaaacctcgcaacgaaatcaattaatatggaacgtttttaatcaataagaacgggacatttcagataccaCCATGTTGGCTTTTCAGATGAAGGgttttggtgatgaggtggtgaagaatGCGGTGTACGGGATTAGAGAATTTTGAAGCCTTTTTACTCGACCTCCATGGTTCATTATCGGAGGTGTAggagcgccaaaaacttgatgatctATGTTGTCCAGGGTGGTGTACCCTCTCTTGAATACAGAACAGTTAAGGTGTGATGTCTTGTACAGTTCCAGATGCCTTGCGAACTGCGCAAGAGATAGGTGATACGTCTGATTTTGATGGAGGAAATGGATGCACTCGTGATCGTTGTAATCCTCCTGATCAACGTTCGACTCAAATCTCCAAGTTGCCATAAATTCTGCGTATGGCTCCTCATACACCTTTTAATTTATCTCAAACAGCTTTTGCCAGGCTCTGTTTGTTCTCCCGTATGCTCTAAAGTTCAAAATTGCACTAAGCTCATCGGCCCATCCACACTGTTCCATTATTACCCAGTTAATATATTTGTTGGCCCCTTTTTACCGATTAATCTAGTTTATCATAAACGGTTCATAGTCTGCTGGATCATCTTGCCCGAGAAGGTAATGGGGTGGCAACTCATATTCCGCTGGTATATAATTAGCCATCTGCAAAGgtcaagtaacataggttatgttctAAAATATTAAGACTTAGAATAACACTTATAATTTAAAAATGCATagatttttcgaaaaaaattcgaaacgagggctttaaaaatggcattttccaaatttctgttatagtcaattatagctaaaattaccgcaaacaatatctaatcttactacaaacttattttcaagcaaaattcaaagcgtacctgtgattgcaataaataatgctaaaaataataattatagcgagttagtcgtaataagcaattttgattaaaatgtgatgatttttaagcgtACAATGATTCTAATAACCatttttgattaccttaaatatttttaatcatcaaacttgaGCTATAATATTCTTAAGTTAAAGATTAAGACCGTTTtaccgaaaaataatcattttgctaaaaacgtacaaaataaggaaaatcaaagattaagctacatTTCCATTAGAAAGTCAATGATATCTTTATTTGGGCTAGtattaaggcaatcctaagttttaaaaacgttttaactataggaataaccctaatcctaattaagtgtagttttaccaaaaggtcaaattcaagcaaacaagcctacattgctccaaaattagtttctaagcactctaaatgaatcactaagcctaaatgagctagcaaaacatcaattttccaaaaatttcaccaattCCTAGCCTAAAACCTCAACTAATGAATCGAGAGCTAAAAATTATCCAAAATgtttcaatcgaacctaaaaactatcacataacaatcacattatctaactaagcataaaggaatcgaaaattgggcataaaacacaatttttctctaaagtcaaaaatttgactttgagtaaaaactcgaattttaaccgtgaaagagtaccttttacaccaaattgatgatggaaacgTGTTTAGGAGGCACGGGAGAGTCGGATTTGAGCTTTGAATCGTAAAAAATGGTCAAGTTTTGAGCTTGGTGTGGTGATAGTGGGTGCGTCGGCCGGGAGTCACAGAAGGAGAAGAAGGAAAAGAGAAAAGGGAAAGAGAAAAGGAAAGAAGgagagaaaagaagaagaaaaagatgggccCGTGCGGCTCaagggcttatttccccgacccgactcgcgaatttttatatttttaaaattttaaaattttcactagattaataaaagataaataaaattttacttcggatcttaatccggttatttttattaattaaactaaAGTTTAAAGGAaaaagacaaatggacggagtaaaatttaaatattttattttattaaaaacacaaattacacaggttccacaactaagttccagaaatgacgcggaaagaaagataagtttaaagcttctttgaccatccatagtaaatcagcggagtgtactgaaaatatttcaaatcACTTAACATTTTGCGCTCGCGCTTTTGTAAATCTTCGATATCGTCGATAAGTTTAAACAAAGCCCTTTTAACTTATTTAATGTTCGAAATTCCATccctaggtccagtatctcgataattaagctcGAAAAGAATTTTTGACACTgtatcttgaaataaaagatcttccgcgcagtcaggatcaccggtagtaaatttaaagttttcagatatttcCCAAATGATCTTTCTTTGTGGAGTTGTAAAtgaaaattttgacatagtgaggatttttacgagttcagaatatatctCCTTTCtctttgcgaagaaattctgatgtatttttTCCTCGATAAaatccggaaaaacttcaattaatcttttaatgagaaatgaggctggatcaaagtagaagaaatctcggtttccacattttgaaatagggttaggtttcttgctttcaatccaaaattctaatttagAGATCAATGCGgcgacataacggtttatatgaattgaAGAAACTTCCTTATTactgaagtgagggagaaaactaacgaatgactctaaatcgaatttgaaatcaatttctgaatcacgatacttgacaaaaatatcatccccacattcttttaacagtttgtgaagagaacgaacttgagaacgcagctcttttaacagattgatttgaaatgttgagaacgggaagtctgaggaatagaggtgcctaatgaattctctatagacgtctaaccttctactaggatttaacagatttccagtaaacggagcttttgttttatcaatgtgtcgtttctctttgggattaaattcaaacgagtctggataattgaaaatagttagatattcttcccgtatttcatctttcataatcaggagttcgttaagactgagcctcccttttggatcgtgaagagggttgaatcctggttcatttgagtaaaacttatccaaaagcaatgaaatctctaagtcagatgaaattatctggctccttggactacaaggatcaagaactaattcttgatgagattcatcaggttttagatttgttttagttttataaagaaaaacttcgccggtttTCGAAgtggtgggagagcaactgcctttcgcactttcttcgtagtcggttaagttagaactgaaatctacagaaattaataccataattaatattttatttttataattttgaaaagggtttactctaatggcgactttaaatcatataccgacaaactccctgtttgttaaCCATGTAtgtttcttatcaatttatctttgacACAAGTGGCCAGGCCAAcaatggagaggcaggatccttttggttccaatataattggagactgttcgaaaaatccaacaaccaagtccgtatataattgtgtctaagaaagacaccactcaagagtctcagatattttgacagaatcaacgattaccttaacagacagaaaataagtccccggcagcggggcCAAATACTTTACTTCttcttatgatatggccaaaatggacggttttatttgtgcggtgttgttagatcgcaacacgtcagaatcagctaccaaaagagagtaagggttttatcatttatatttagctgaggTTTCCAAGCTattactcacctacttgtcttccttttaacgagtaagtggcaaatataactcaggttcgtatttttgtatgtttgctcagtaacgtgggacaaaagtgactatatagttaaccctagtgacaagaggtgatagattaagattaactaaataaaacagtaatttaacttgtaaagataaagatagataggtatggagaatagaattctgatggtgaattatcacaagagttcaacttcctagaataaacactaaacctcaatcaactgggctatgaacctaactgatttgtcgctaagagtttaggctttgaagattctggataagatggatatccctactcccaatgttaaccaaaaaggtttaaacgaccttatggatagaatcctaggtacatgaaaaaagtggtatacccataaaggaaagtatcagcttttcttaatcctagttggtctaactaaagtaaTATTCCACCGCTTAACACTACGCtgtgccttaacattaacagatgtgcaatcttagatattctaagaaactgctaattggattagaggtctctcctttgcaataacttattcaaccccggatcatcttacaacatctcaagaacgttgcttctgacgcgaatcatgcttttgtgcaagctagtgttcactgaactctatgttgcctactataatcacaacctaaatgggcagctcttctttgacgaataaatggttatttgtacgtaggtactatatccctattgtgacgttaagcacacataactacttaccttgtatcctagggttgatcaggtcctaatactaggttatagccacgtgaataagcggaaagggtgatccgtaaattaaacttctaaaccgtcagggtttcagcataacaataggataagtttcaaataaagtattcaacatataataaacatttgtaatagATAGATATGCatgtaagatgaaagcaacttaagataacaagataacttcattaaattaaggaaagcgttcaccgtttacagacgagatctggaccattacaagttctgacatcctctagaccgctcctattacaatcttcgacgttcgtctccgggtacttaatttctcgatcggaggtgagaaggctttgaaagctctagtgagagaaagtgtattgtagtgagagagtgaggagaggtgtggttgaaattggatgacaaaaagcctttaaatagacttggattttccatgcaaacggctggcaggccgtttggtaggccgtttgcaggggccgtttgccagaccagcccgtttgcaggggccgtttgccctagccgtttggcagcccatttgtgagccaggcaagccgtttggcaggccgtttggcgtgcctggtcagctgattttcctgaatcgtaacttgatttcttgtctttcaccattttggctctagaatcttcgttttagctccgtttttcttgattcttcttgcatcgtcttcgtaattactttatttaCAGATTTTAACTAAAAAGTGATTTTTTTGCCGACAAATTTTTGGACTTTatgtttttgggactcaatatcgggggtaaaaatatgactttttagccgatatcagtaacATGTATTGATGATGAAATATTCACGATTAAGCTTCATCATGGTGGTCATTTTACAAACTTTCATGGTAGGAGATATGTTGATGGCAGGATTACGTATGTTGATACTCTTGATATTGAGAGATTTTCTATAATTCTTATTGGAGATTTGCTAGAAGTATTAGATTACGATGGTTTTTTCTCTACATATCTACTACTTTTTAAATCCTCATTATGAACTCGATATTGGTTTAGAACCCTTAGGTTGTGATGAAGATGTTCTCCTTTTTAGTAAATATGTGGTGTAAAATCAGGAAATGTCTGTTTACATTGAATATGATGTACCAATTGTAAATCCATTTTTAAGTCTTAAAAAACCTCTTGTGCTAGAGGAGATTGAGGATGAAGTAGTAGTGCCTAAAACATCTACTAGAAACAATATATTTAGTGAAAGGATTCGTGGCATGATTTCGAGAAACCTTTGTTTGGAATGGCTTGAAACACAACAATTTGAGAGTCAACAAAGTGATGTAGTGGATAATAGTCAAACAGTGTTTAATGAAGATAATGTGAGGTAGATGAAGGTAACGTGAGTGAAGAAGAAGGTAATGTGAGTCAACCACATGAAGACATAATTGAGGGTGAAAATCTGTTGAGTCAACCACGTGATGACAAAGTTGAGGGTGAAAGTATTGTGAGTGAACCACATGATGACATACTTGTGGATGCGGAAAATAATATAGTGTATGTTGATGTTGACACGAATGACATCCACTTTGAAATTGACAAGGATGGTGAGGACCCTGAAACATGAACAAAAAACAATGGTCCTGTTATGGGCATTGATGTGTTAAAACCTTGATGATTTTGATAGTAACTTTGATGAAGATGGTCCAGATTACCTTAGGAAACAAAAAATTAAGGAATTAAAAAAACAAGTAAAGGAAAAAAGATGTGTAAATAGTAGGACCTTCTTTTACCTTGGGCAGAAGTTTGCTACAAAATCTGATGTTAGAGGTTATGTTAAACTACATGCAATTAAAATAAGGAGGGCTTTGATCCTGACTAGGAATGATCTTGGGAGAGTAAGAGCAGAATGTGAGGGTTTAATAGGAGTTTTTAAAGATGGATAATTCATGGGTGGTAAAAAGTTTAAGAAGGGTGAATCTTCAGGGTTGAGTAATGAGGAAAAAAGTATGAATAAGTCTAAGTTGGTTGGTAAGAAAAGTAAAGTTAGCCATATGACTAACACAAAAACGACAAAAGCACAATAATTCCAAACCTTAACCAACAAAGCAAGAAAGAGTAAAAGAAACCTAGGGGCAATGTGATTGTGAATGAGTAATGCCAGCATCCAAAGATGCTAAGGAGGACACATGGGTTGTGAAAACACTCAATGATCATCACACATATCTGCCAAAAGGGGTGAGTAAGCACTACACATACCAATTTCTTTCTTCATAAATAGTAAATCAATTACCCACAAATCCTCAAATACCTACAAGAGCAGTTAAGACACAGCTCGAGTCACAACTAGGCCTTGAAATTACTCATTCAAAGGCTTGAAGAGCACTGAACAAGGCACACATGGTTGTAAATGGGGAACATAATGGAAAATACAAGGATTTGTGGGATTATGCTGATGAATTAAAAAGATATAATCCATGCACTACTGTTAGGTTTTAAACGGAGAATAATGATCCAAGATCAAACAGCTGTGTATTTAAGAGAATCTATGTTTGTATTGGTGCATTTAAACAAGGTTTTAAAGCCTTAGGAATAGATTTGTTAGGGGTTGATGGTACTTTTAAGAGTGCTTTTATGAAGGAACTTGCTAGGGGTCAGCTACTTACTACAGTTGGTGTAGATTCCAACAATGGGCTCGACCCTTTGGCTTATGAAATTGTTGAGGcgaaaaaactatcatttatggtGTTGGTTTTTTTGATATTTTGAAAGAAGATCTTGAACTGCAAAGTAATTCGAACTTCACTTTTATTAGTGACAGCCAGAAGGTAACATTATTTTGTAGTATTTACACTTTAGTTATTAAATAATTCCAACTTATGTATGTATTGACACCCTATAATTATTTTGTTTTCATAGGGACATATTAATGTAGTTACAAGGATATTTCCATGTGCTGAACATCGATTCTGTTTAAGATACATCCATGAAAACATGAAGAAGAGATGGAGTGGGTTAGCATACAAAAACCACTTGTGGAGTTGTGCTACTACCAATACTGTTCCTCAGTTTGATAAAGACATGTTAGTTTTGTAGAATTTCAACAAAGATTGCTGGATTTACTTGTCTAAAATTTCCACCAAAACACTGGGCAAGGTGTCACTTTTCGGGTAGGGCAAAAGCTGATGTTTTGTTAAATAACACGTGTGAGGTACTTAATAGATGGTTAGTAGAAGTTAGAGATAATCTTGTTATTACCTACTTAGATTATATTAGGGAATACTTGATGAAGAGGATAGTGAATGTTAAGAAAGTTTGTGCAAAGAGTGAAAGTCGTTTAATACCTACTGCAACTAAATTGTTCCGAGGCAATCAAGGAAGAGTATAGGAAGTTTATTGTTTTGTGGAATGGCAGTGATCACTATCAGGTTAGTGGGCCACTTAATGAATAAGGTGTGGTGGATTTTGGTAGAAGAACATGTGTTTGTAACAAGTGGGAACTGACTGGTATGCCATGTAAGCATAAAGTTGCATCATTTTATAACAATACCTTTAATAGTAAGGGAATGAGAGTACCTGAGCAGCGGGTTGACAAAGTTTATTGGTTGGATACTTCGAATGAGGCTTATTGTTTCTTAGTTAAGTCTGTTAATGGCAGATCTTTGTGGGACAAATCAAGTGTGACTAATGTTCTACTTCTACCTAAAACGGTTGCATCTGTTGGTAGGCCTAAGAAAAACATAAGAAAAACATAAGAAAAAGCACTAGATGAGAATGACAACATTATTGATGGTGTTCATCTGTCAAGAAAGGGAAAAGGTACTACTTGTGGAATGTATGGTGGGTATGGTCACAACAAGAGGAGTTGTTCAACATTTAGGAAAGAAATTGAAAGAGTTGGTAAGAGGAAGTCAAGCACAACATCTGGAAGTGGGTGCAAGAAGAAGAAACCAAACAATGGGTAAATTAAGTTTTTAATGTTTTGTAATATGTATTTGGTCGTAGAGACTGATTGATTGGTCACCAACACGCAATACTGAAGAAAGATCTCTGCTTGGGCTTAAAATCTCTCTACCTCTTTGTCGTCACCACTCCGTCGAGGTGTGGAGGTAAGAATTGCATCCTATCCACCCATGCCGTCGTCACCACCTTCTTTTGTCTGATTTGAGTCTTTTGGTTGGAACTTATGTAATTTGGTTACTTTATGTTGCTTCTTTTGATTAGAACTTATGTAATTTGGTACTTTGATCACTTTTGGTATTTACTTTATGGTCACTTTTGGTATGTACTTTGGTCACTGTAAGTagtgtaaaatatgaatgttatttgtGTTATTTTGGTCATTTTAGTACCCTATTTTTATGAAACATATGCATTTGCAAGGTTATATATTTGTGTTACTTGATAGTGCATAAAGATACATAAGTACACCAAATGAGTATTGATTTTCATTCCATTACAAAAGAAGTTCTTTTCATTACAAAAGAAGTTAATACCAATGCTAGTCTGGATACCATACAAAAAATAGCACTTGATATGTGTTTTATACTTTAAAAATAACTAGTAAATATCACCCaataattatcacacaatacaggcaactagtcCCAATCGTGTAGCAATTTATAAGTAAAATTGACCAGTTCATCCACAGAGTGCAGTTTTATCAGaaaatttaacttgtaattattctaGTAAAATTGAGGTTTTTTTGTTTAGAGTTTAAATGCGTAATAAAATTGAATTTAAATCAATAAAGATAAAGGTATCCATTTAGAATCAATTCCCTCGGATCGGGATTGCTGTTAAGTTCATTTCAAACAATTGTATTGGTGGTAACACTATGATTATCTCTCGATTCTCATAGGTTATCAACTAAATCATTAGCCCAACTCTCGTTGATCCTATTTCTCTAATCTAGTTACCAATGTATTAATCAATATATTAATTTGACTTGAATTGCTTAAGTCTCCCTAACAATTCCACAATTATCAAGTTCTATCACAGTTTAATTACTAATTAATCAATTATACTGGTCTCCCGTATATAATCAACCAAAGGCCTAagctattcacgttcaataatctagtaaagatCACCACTAATTCAACTCTCGTTGACTAGTTAATAAACCCCGTAACTTCAACTAATGATAAATCACAATAACAGTCGTTCTTAGCCAAACAACACATGAAATAATAAGATCCAATTATTCAAATCATAAAGATAGTAATCCTTCACCTCAGTTCAATCATCTAAGTAGATACAATTAGTTTAACTACTCATAATAAAATAAAGAACACAAGAGCATGCAAAATAAACCATTGAATCCATTAACATAAATAAGAATAAAAGTAATAGCAAGATTAAACTAACCACAATTGTTGTAATGTTGTAAAGACAATGAAAAACTGATGAAAAACTTAGAAATTCGTACCCTAGTGGCTGGAGCAATAAAATTCGGAAGTAGGAAACTGATTACCCTAAAAAGGGTTAAAAAGCGTATTTATACTAAACCCAAAAACTGAGTCGGCTGCTAAATCTCGCGACCACATTAGAGGAATCGTGTTcgcgagccttcatcaaaatcgcgGCCGCATCAATCCAATCGCGACCGCGAGGTTACCTGATTTCTGTCTTCCGAAGTTCTGTTAACGTACTGCGAACGCGAGATTTTTATCACGAGCAAACAAAGAATCGCGTCCGCATTGAGGAAATCGCAGCCGCGAGATGCATGAAGTTGACCAGTATTTCTTTTGTTTTAACTCTTCACTTTAACACTTCGCTTTGGCTCATGATTTCTTCTTCAAAACAGCAGAACTTTGAACCAAATAACTTCTAAAACCATATAACTCTTCAAACCATTTCATAAGAACGTATTAACTCAAACATTAACATTTCCTTCACCATTTCCTCAATTATTAACCAAAAACTCAACAAAAACTAACCGATATTACGAGTAAAAATATGTATAAACggagcaatatcaaaatcccccacacttgaaccttgcttgtcctcaagtaagtctatcttcaaataatatTAACTCGAACAAAGATGAACAAACTTGAATAAATCTTCAATATTAATAGAACCAAAAACATACCAATATCGTCTTCAAAGATCATTAACCCCATATAGTGTAGTCTTCAAAAAAATCAGTACAAGGCTCAAGTCTTCAATCGAATACCATCAACATTCAACAtcaattcaagcctaagtctacccaAAACAATCATTCCCCGGTCAAAGTCATCTCCATCTTCTCAGAGGTCATAAAACATCAATCATCAAGCACATACTTTCCATAACTCAAAAgttgacctccttgaccttgaccaattatgtaggattcacgggatagccattGACTCAACAAAATATCAATCAAAATCATCCTCAATATCGTTAACAATttactcaaattcaccaaaataaGCTCAAAGTTTCAATCAATATGTATCATGAATTATAGTCCCTTGAAAATCATAAAGTATAACCAAAATGAGCAAAACTTTAAGCAACATAAAAATTACCATTCGCCAAGGAATCAGTTATGCAATAAGTGTATGCCTCCAAAAATATACTTCTCTAATCAACCCGTGTTGGCTATCCCTctttcacctccatgcccccaaaacaccagtGATTCGTTAACTCCAAATATATTCGTCAATTCCAAAGATGGGTGCGCCAAAGCGTAGGGGACTAgttacccctatctttatggtcaatctgGGCACAGGATGACCAGCACTCATCAAGATTTctgtcacaactctatggtttctctcatagtaggtcGAAAGCATTGacagaggttcgtggaattagtgccccacgtggctaattaagaggtccatcaattccaaaaaaaaatatatttttttcttttcaaaagcgGTGTGCATACAAGCCTTCCCGGTTATGGGTCAGCCGCACGGGTAGTTACTAACCCGGTATTTCACCGAAGTACAAATAACTACATTGGGTGTAATTTTTCGGAGGGTCTAGTGCATgaaacctgaaagactttactttcaagcaatggtcttttgaaacaaacataacttgtaagactttacttacaTGCTTCAGAATaattttatttaaggtccttggaccccacttcccacgcatctagcttttatgctatTTTTAAGAAAATGTAGAAAGCAGATACTACATTCCCGTATTTGAAATGGTACCATGGCTTTTGACCATGGCGTGCATTGTCTAAGTAAATGCTAGCACGAAGCcgttgctcttcatcaagaagacatCACAGGATGAAGCTCAAGGTTCCccttcccacagtacgatacatcggtgtaatacatcgtgaaatgaagtattaaccaatgtcagtatgaaacgatgtagattaggaagtctcctacaccaagtaaaatgggcattcggaagacttgacttccttattggatgcacttgaatcatcctacaattttggATTTTAAGATCCTGGAAGACTTTGCTcccttattttattatttttaacaaaaacTGTTCAAAAAGTTCATAAAatgttcaaaattttcaaattggCAAAAAAAATGTTCGCGAGGATTtatctcccccccccccccccacccaacacttaagatcttgtaatgccctcatttacatgaaatcagataacaaagataaattcgagaggaccatagtgaaaagggaaaagaaaaagaaacccataatttttattatattaattttgtaattaattaatttttttttttacttttattggTTTTATAATGTTTTTGGATTTTATGATTGAAAATGCAAGAACGAAAAATAAGAGAAAGAAAAACTTACAAATATGTACATGGTTGATTTTTTAAAGAGTCGTTTACTCGACTCCATAACGTGATCACGTTCCCTCAGAGTAAAAGGTAAGGACCTCCTTCTCGGTTTCATTGAATCCCTCATAGTATAACTTCAACCAATGACCATTCACCTTGAAATGTTCTCCATCCCTTCCAATTAACTCAACATGACCTGCCGGAAAAGCTTGTTTGACCACAAATGGACCAGAGCATCGGGACCTAAGTTTTCCCGGCGAAAATTTGAACCGTGAATTATAAAGTAAGACTTTTTGACCAGGTTCAAACTCCTTTC comes from Rutidosis leptorrhynchoides isolate AG116_Rl617_1_P2 chromosome 4, CSIRO_AGI_Rlap_v1, whole genome shotgun sequence and encodes:
- the LOC139842312 gene encoding uncharacterized protein, with the protein product MAFKKPLETTPFRLIYGKEYHLPVEVEHRVYWALKNVNMDIEKAERKEFEPGQKVLLYNSRFKFSPGKLRSRCSGPFVVKQAFPAGHVELIGRDGEHFKVNGHWLKLYYEGFNETEKEVLTFYSEGT